The following coding sequences lie in one Phalacrocorax aristotelis chromosome 2, bGulAri2.1, whole genome shotgun sequence genomic window:
- the PTCHD3 gene encoding LOW QUALITY PROTEIN: patched domain-containing protein 3 (The sequence of the model RefSeq protein was modified relative to this genomic sequence to represent the inferred CDS: inserted 5 bases in 3 codons; substituted 1 base at 1 genomic stop codon), whose product MDGGTSSPGPSPSGRVSQDSGVGIDDMLIMITSWEQSSRKKEKSGVKSQLAETRKQHFLXGSPLSDVLAFFIGICTAFPSMRSFCLYRGTAFVVCYIYTXFFGAIIVLNYKRKQGNXHWLNCMPVGVGKGQAQKTCLYNACCIGNCSRQSSQPESEHPVSIFFKKYYGPFVFTNEWIKLLVVLLYTAYLTGSIDGCTQMRERIGLQNLASDGSYIISYYCNDDKYVSAYRPRVMVXITESVDYWNDAVCLGMENCTQNLEDISYVDKNLSESWLRVYTRLAKSGLVSISSKILFISNLPRLFQIVPSFDWGINKTLDKIEASRFFIQMVNTTSAIDEKNFRMS is encoded by the exons atggatggtggTACCTCTAGCCCAGGACCCAGTCCTTCTGGCAGGGTTTCCCAGGACTCTG GAGTTGGCATTGATGACATGCTCATAATGATCACTTCCTGGGAACAAAGTtcaaggaaaaaggagaaatccGGTGTTAAATCTCAGTTGGCTGAGACACGGAAGCAGCACTTTCTGTGAGGATCACCACTCTCAGATGTTTTGGCCTTCTTCATTGGCATCTGCACTGCTTTTCCATCCATGAGATCATTTTGCCTCTATAGAGGCACTGCTTTTGTTGTCTGCTATATATACAC ATTCTTTGGGGCAATTATTGTATTAAATTATAAAAGGAAGCAAGGAA CGCACTGGCTAAATTGTATGCCTGTGGGAGTAGGTAAAGGTCAGGCTCAGAAGACCTGCTTGTACAATGCTTGCTGTATAGGCAACTGTTCTAGGCAGTCATCTCAGCCAGAAAGTGAACATCCAGTGAGcatattctttaaaaagtattatggtccttttgtttttacaaatgaaTGGATCAAGCTACTTGTAGTGTTGCTGTACACAGCATATTTGACTGGCAGTATTGATGGATGTACTCAGATGAGGGAACGCATTGGTCTTCAAAATCTGGCGAGTGATGGCTCTTACATTATTTCATACTATTGCAATGATGACAAATACGTCTCAGCATATAGACCCAGGGTCATGGT CATTACTGAAAGTGTAGATTACTGGAATGATGCTGTTTGTCTTGGCATGGAGAACTGCACACAGAATTTAGAGGACATTTCCTATGTAGATAAGAACCTCTCAGAGTCATGGCTGAGAGTATACACAAGACTTGCCAAAAGTGGTTTGGTAAGTATTAGCAGTAAGATTCTTTTCATTAGTAACTTACCTAGACTGTTCCAAATTGTTCCCAGTTTTGACTGGGGCATTAACAAGACTCTGGATAAAATAGAAGCTTCACGTTTCTTCATCCAGATGGTGAACACGACTTCAGCCATTGATGAGAAGAATTttagaatgtcctga
- the LOC142054068 gene encoding LOW QUALITY PROTEIN: patched domain-containing protein 3-like (The sequence of the model RefSeq protein was modified relative to this genomic sequence to represent the inferred CDS: deleted 1 base in 1 codon), with protein sequence MRTALHLLFSTLNKPRETAKWCSIPLMAYQPVFTYYDQYLVTVQNTIQNVVVTVRAMLIVSLLLTPNPLCCLWVTFSIASAIIGLAGFVTFWNISLDSISMISLVICTGFSDFSARITYVSVTSGSHEPVKGQSSVPARLLDIAVSTILGVVVLAAAKVYIFRTFFKILCGALHSLVFILVLTFFRNFGRSPRNTKSKKLELKFRNHKDCL encoded by the exons atGAGGACTGCCCTCCATCTCCTCTTCTCTAcactgaacaaaccaa GAGAGACAGCCAAGTGGTGCAGTATTCCACTAATGGCGTACCAGCCAGTGTTCACCTACTATGATCAGTACCTGGTAACAGTGCAGAACACCATTCAGAACGTTGTAGTCACTGTCAGGGCAATGCTCATTGTCTCCCTTTTGCTTACTCCCAACCCACTGTGTTGCTTGTGGGTGACTTTTTCTATAGCTTCTGCTATAATTGGTCTTGCTGGTTTTGTGACATTTTGGAACATCAGTCTAGATTCCATATCCATGATCAGCCTGGTAATTTGTACAgggttttcagatttttctgctcGTATTACCTATGTCTCTGTTACGAGCGGA AGTCATGAGCCAGTAAAAGGGCAAAGCTCTGTCCCTGCTAGGTTACTTGATATTGCAGTTTCTACTATATTAGGAGTTGTTGTCCTGGCTGCAGCAAAAGTCTACATCTTTAGGACGTTTTTCAAGATTTTGTGTGGGGCTCTTCACAGTCTtgtttttattctggttttaacCTTTTTTAGAAACTTTGGCAGATCACCCCGCAATACCAAATCTAAAAAGCTAGAGCTTAAGTTTAGAAATCATAAAGATTGTCTGTAA
- the YME1L1 gene encoding ATP-dependent zinc metalloprotease YME1L1 — protein MFSFSTVQPQATVPLSHLINAFHSPKSSTAAASTASVQPVQRDASPEHDSQKSESVLNLRDLGLSDLKPNQFKELVNRLLPGYSADNRASSQWHTSYISAESFFENKHGFVDVFGALRSSCLYRQHPNPLQNFCSDVRGWPVYIQSRTFKTLRSRARRLQSTSEQFTETKTSLSSLLKGFILRKRRIDVENLDTLMKTKNIPEAHQDAFKTGFAEGFLKAQVFLQKTLDSLRRSRLLSFFLFVLCFYLAIYSSFLPGKGSFSDAVRFRTSSIFDAAVDPIQLKNVTFEHVKGVEEAKQELQEVVEFLKNPHKFTVLGGKLPKGILLVGPPGTGKTLLARAVAGEADVPFYYASGSEFDEMFVGVGASRIRSLFREAKANAPCVIFIDELDSVGGKRIESPMHPYSRQTINQLLAEMDGFKPNEGVVIIGATNFPEALDNALIRPGRFDMQVTVPKPDVRGRTEILKWYLNKIKYDPSVDPEIIARGTVGFSGAELENLVNQAALKAAVDGKDMVTMKELEFSKDKILMGPERRSVEIDEKNKTITAYHESGHAIIAYYTKDAMPINKATIMTRGTTLGHVSLLPENDRWSETRSQLLAQMDVCMGGRVAEELIFGSDHITTGASSDFDNATKIAKLMVTRFGMSEKLGVMTYTDTGKVSPETQSAIEQEVRTLLRDSYERAKNILKTHAKEHKNLAEALLKYETLDAKEIQIVLEGKKLEVR, from the exons atgttttccttctcaacCGTGCAGCCGCAG GCTACTGTTCCTCTGAGTCACCTTATAAATGCCTTTCATTCACCAAAAAGctccactgctgctgccagcactgcatCTGTACAGCCTGTCCAGCGGGATGCCTCCCCAGAGCATGATTCTCAGAAGAGTGAG TCTGTACTTAATTTAAGAGATCTGGGATTGTCCGATTTGAAACCTAACCAGTTCAAAGAATTGGTGAACAGGTTGCTTCCTGGCTACAGTGCAGACAATAGAGCCTCTTCGCAGTGGCATACATCTTACATCTCTGCCGAGTCCTTCTTTGAAAATAAGCATG GTTTCGTGGATGTTTTTGGTGCTTTACGCTCATCTTGTTTGTACAGACAGCATCCTAATCCCCTCCAAAACTTCTGTTCAGATGTTCGGGGTTGGCCAG tTTACATACAATCACGGACCTTTAAGACTTTGAGATCGAGAGCAAGGCGTCTGCAGTCAACATCTGAACaattcacagaaacaaaaacttcACTTTCTTCACTTTTGAAG ggCTTTATCCTGAGGAAGCGAAGAATTGATGTTGAAAACTTAGATAcactaatgaaaacaaaaaacatcccAGAGGCACACCAGGATGCTTTCAAAACTGGTTTTGCAGAAGGCTTTTTGAAAGCACAGGTATTTCTGCAAAAAACACTTG attCCTTAAGAAGATCAcgtttgctttctttctttctctttgttctttgtttttatcttgCTATATATTCATCATTTTTACCTGGGAAAGGCTCCTTTTCTGATGCTG TACGCTTTCGAACATCGAGTATCTTTGATGCAGCAGTTGATCCAATCCAGTTGAAAAACGTCACTTTCGAACATGTAAAAGGG GTTGAAGAAGCTAAGCAGGAATTGCAAGAAGTTGTGGAATTCCTGAAAAACCCACACAAATTCACTGTACTAGGAGGTAAACTTCCAAAAG GTATTCTGTTAGTTGGACCACCTGGTACTGGTAAAACTCTTCTTGCACGGGCTGTAGCTGGTGAAGCTGATGTTCCATTTTATTATGCATCTGGATCTGAATTTGATGAGATGTTTGTTGGTGTAGGAGCTAGTCGCATCCGAAGCCTATTCA gggaagcaaaagcaaatgcaCCATGCGTTATATTTATTGATGAGTTGGATTCTGTTGGTGGGAAGAGAATTGAATCTCCAATGCATCCCTATTCAAGACAGACCATTAATCAACTTCTTGCTGAAATGGATGG gTTTAAACCTAATGAAGGTGTTGTTATTATTGGTGCAACAAACTTCCCTGAAGCGTTAGATAA TGCTTTAATACGTCCTGGTCGCTTTGATATGCAAGTTACTGTTCCCAAGCCTGATGTAAGAGGTCGTACAGAAATTCTGAAGTGGTaccttaataaaataaaatatgatcCAT ctgTTGATCCAGAAATAATTGCACGAGGCACGGTAGGATTTTCTGGAGCAGAGCTTGAGAATCTTGTAAATCAAGCTGCCTTAAAGGCAGCTGTTGATGGAAAAGATATGGTAACCATGAAAGAACTAGAATTCTCCAAGGACAAAATTCTAATGG GACCTGAACGTAGAAGTGTGGAAATtgatgagaaaaacaaaaccatcacCGCTTACCATGAATCTGGACATGCTATAATTGCATATTATACTAAGGATGCAATGCCAATCAACAAGGCTACAATCATGACACGGGGAACAACGCTTGGACAT GTATCTTTGCTCCCAGAAAATGACAGGTGGAGTGAAACTAGATCCCAGCTGCTTGCACAGATGGATGTGTGTATGGGAGGAAGAGTAGCAGAAGAGCTAATATTTGGAAGTGATCACATCACAACAG GTGCTTCCAGTGATTTTGACAATGCTACTAAAATTGCAAAACTGATGGTGACTAGATTTGGAATGAGTGAGAAG ctTGGTGTTATGACCTATACTGACACGGGGAAGGTTAGCCCTGAAACCCAGTCTGCAATTGAACAGGAAGTGAGAACACTTCTGCGG GACTCATATGAGCGAGCAAAGAACATCCTGAAGACTCATGCAAAAGAGCACAAGAATTTAGCAGAAGCTTTATTGAAATACGAGACTCTGGATGCCAAAGAAATCCAAATTGttctagagggaaaaaaactaGAAGTAAGATGA